The proteins below come from a single Eremothecium sinecaudum strain ATCC 58844 chromosome II, complete sequence genomic window:
- the DID4 gene encoding ESCRT-III subunit protein DID4 (Syntenic homolog of Ashbya gossypii ABR002C; Syntenic homolog of Saccharomyces cerevisiae YKL002W (DID4); 1-intron in Ashbya gossypii) — MNLFEWAFSKSLTPQERVKKNLTALERTQRELEREKRKLEVQEKKIIQDIKKSAKNGQIGAARIQAKDLVRTKRYIEKFGMMKIQLQVISLRIQAVRSNDQMATSMREVTGLLAGMNRSMNLPQLQRISMEFEKQSDMMDQRQEFMEEAIDEVMGDEFNDNAEADEIVNRVLDEIGVDLSAKLESAPQGIVKETSANDTRVAISEHVGIQESQRARTNSNTDDELQARLNSLKKV; from the exons ATGAACTTATTTGAGTGGGCTTTTTCAAAAAGCCTGACTCCTCAGGAAAGAGTGAAAAAG AACTTGACGGCTTTAGAAAGAACCCAAAGAGAGCTAGAAAGAGAAAAGCGTAAGCTAGAAGTCCaggaaaagaagattaTCCAGGATATAAAAAAATCCGCGAAGAATGGACAAATTGGAGCTGCTAGAATTCAAGCTAAGGACTTGGTCAGGACCAAACGTTACATAGAGAAATTTGGAATGATGAAGATACAGTTGCAAGTGATATCATTGAGGATCCAGGCTGTTAGAAGTAATGACCAAATGGCAACATCTATGCGAGAGGTGACGGGCTTGCTAGCCGGAATGAATAGATCGATGAACTTACCCCAACTACAGCGCATATCTATGGAATTCGAAAAACAGAGCGACATGATGGACCAAAGACAAGAATTCATGGAGGAAGCTATAGATGAAGTTATGGGTGACGAATTCAATGATAATGCAGAAGCAGATGAGATAGTCAATAGGGTTCTTGATGAGATTGGTGTGGATCTCAGCGCCAAGCTCGAAAGTGCACCGCAAGGCATTGTAAAGGAAACATCTGCTAATGATACAAGAGTCGCAATATCGGAACATGTGGGTATCCAGGAATCCCAGCGTGCCAGAACTAATTCTAATACAGACGACGAGTTGCAAGCCAGACTGAATAGTTTAAAAAAGGTATGA
- the MRP17 gene encoding mitochondrial 37S ribosomal protein bS6m (Syntenic homolog of Ashbya gossypii ABR003W; Syntenic homolog of Saccharomyces cerevisiae YKL003C (MRP17)) — MLYELVSIVRVVNPLAANQEAKEIATSIGKLIIQNRGVIRRVIPMGNKQLPGIIKKDQEQHFQAYHFLMMFDSSASVQSEILRTLRTDPRVIRSSIIRVNDKKRLDVASSVEKARGYSSILEKVKDDSKYWE, encoded by the coding sequence ATGCTATACGAGTTAGTTTCTATTGTACGTGTTGTAAATCCATTGGCTGCAAACCAGGAAGCAAAAGAGATAGCTACTAGCATTGGAAAACTTATCATACAAAATAGAGGCGTTATAAGAAGGGTCATACCCATGGGTAATAAACAACTACCAGGTATTATAAAAAAGGATCAAGAACAACATTTTCAAGCTTATCATTTCTTAATGATGTTTGATTCTTCTGCATCTGTCCAATCCGAAATTCTAAGGACTTTGAGAACAGATCCTAGAGTTATTAGATCATCGATCATCAGAGTTAATGACAAAAAGCGTCTCGATGTTGCGTCCTCTGTAGAAAAAGCTCGGGGTTACAGCTCTATTTTGGAAAAGGTTAAGGATGATTCGAAGTATTGGGAATAA
- the AUR1 gene encoding inositol phosphorylceramide synthase (Syntenic homolog of Ashbya gossypii ABR004C; Syntenic homolog of Saccharomyces cerevisiae YKL004W (AUR1)), with protein MRDWFERNFLAQKPSGSRLANLETSFDPNISIQKLKSFSLTISEVCHYAFLGSVLIFVFLLYPAPWVLKIFFYSIFLVLFLMPATSQFFFNALPIFTWLALYFTSPSFGSSHRPPIAVKVLPAVETILYGDNLSDILAASTNILLDICAWLPYGIFHFGAPFVVAAILFVFGPPTTLRSFAFAFGYMNLLGVITQHVFPTAPPWYKNIYNLAPAHYGMKGSPGGLARIDQYFGIDLYTTGFSNSAVIFGAFPSLHSGCATMEALFLGYIFPKLRPLFVFYVCWLWWSTMYFTHHYFVDLMAGSVLSYLIFQYTKYYHLPIVGKDLFARWSYSEIKKFNIVQNDPLYQDPSDVENLPVTTQDNDVNLTFEMNSLDEVSTPTPSIFDEMALGSMSRSSANSMDTPDDEQFRASFANKVHKQRYD; from the coding sequence ATGCGTGATTGGTTCGAGAGGAACTTCTTAGCACAAAAACCATCTGGTTCTCGACTAGCTAATTTAGAGACTAGTTTTGATCCTAATATATCCATCCAAAAGCTTAAAAGCTTTAGTCTGACAATTTCAGAGGTGTGTCATTATGCATTTTTGGGCTCGGTTCTAATATTTGTTTTCCTACTGTATCCGGCCCCATGGGTTTTAaagatttttttttattcCATCTTTTTGGTATTGTTTTTGATGCCGGCTACTAGTCagtttttctttaatgCACTGCCAATATTCACTTGGTTGGCGCTATACTTTACGTCGCCTTCCTTTGGGTCTTCGCATAGGCCGCCAATTGCAGTCAAAGTGCTTCCTGCCGTAGAGACGATACTTTACGGGGATAACTTGAGTGATATTTTAGCAGCATCTACTAATATCCTATTGGACATATGTGCATGGTTGCCATATGGTATTTTCCATTTTGGTGCCCCATTTGTAGTGGCCGCGATATTATTCGTATTTGGCCCACCTACTACTTTGCGGAGTTTTGCTTTTGCATTTGGTTACATGAACTTGCTTGGTGTCATCACGCAGCATGTTTTTCCAACCGCTCCGCCTTGGTATAAAAACATTTATAACTTGGCACCTGCTCACTACGGTATGAAAGGTTCTCCTGGGGGTTTAGCAAGGATTGACCAGTATTTTGGTATTGATTTGTACACTACTGGGTTTTCGAACTCCGCGGTGATTTTTGGAGCCTTCCCATCCTTGCATTCAGGGTGTGCGACAATGGAAGCGTTATTTTTGGGATACATTTTTCCTAAATTGAGGCCGTTATTTGTCTTCTATGTGTGCTGGTTGTGGTGGTCAACAATGTATTTTACACATCATTACTTTGTTGATTTAATGGCAGGATCGGTTTTGTCGTATCTTATTTTTCAATATACCAAATACTACCACTTACCGATTGTAGGAAAAGACTTATTCGCAAGGTGGTCATATTCTGAGATCAAAAAGTTTAACATAGTCCAAAACGACCCATTATATCAAGATCCAAGTGATGTTGAAAATCTTCCCGTGACGACACAAGATAATGATGTTAACCTCACTTTTGAAATGAACTCTTTAGATGAAGTTAGTACTCCAACTCCTTCCATTTTTGATGAGATGGCCTTGGGTTCCATGTCAAGGTCCTCCGCGAACTCTATGGATACTCCTGATGACGAACAATTCAGGGCTAGTTTTGCAAATAAGGTTCATAAACAACGCTACGATTAA